In Pectinophora gossypiella chromosome 1, ilPecGoss1.1, whole genome shotgun sequence, one genomic interval encodes:
- the LOC126368356 gene encoding uncharacterized protein LOC126368356 isoform X3, with product MFKHYKDLSDVVSLLVYCPTEHSFLLSKETSGEYWIPSSRVDGDCWKLTASKIYYDLFGVETVNPCVPLRIYKVWLPNHPLSAVYHAIYKTCIKPDLKKKLKIKQNLRSRLSWFNHVELDRQRAHAMLRSPELAIFTQMAMGEQIKEFDVEYDTGILIEICESNLILSPDVGAGAAALSSPNYHLLIAAKYTKEDQIRLYREFVVLSFPAVYMSPHMFTTFMVDLGWQRPQCHNLFRAADITGRGGLSFLELMLWCAAMEPATQHSGVPAEIRCRYIFRFFDSNRDMKLEYVEFKELVAAARVARQLPVDALSVAKDADVCLRQLGIQPNSQIPLTEFLRGVGELRLRGTSSMLRAPRSVSGYLVDLQEREREISPNTSPETSKLHLGQTCTMGNMSHVGDTSQMSPGGTPLRRPGQRPDYNVAVYTVRLRRDVPNEMLELTTFNEDAVTASTARLVTLNVTCVNSTHVLGPRTCPVEAMAAVHYFATQVDKGSGRRMSVATNNSTVVTKCAWAWATPSEEAAMGALLLRLADAVRPICAEEPRLLRINSPVYVIGDLHGNLNALLTLETALWPSGAALAPAKMLFLGDFVDRGPHGTELMAYLLAAKLQRPHGVLLIRGNHETRDIQKMFTFYTCSVATAVSPRPGCARWCRLSTRFLYHCRARPSRVPSPGNCCGTIQSNRIR from the exons ATGTTCAAACATTATAAGGACCTAAGTGATGTGGTGTCGTTGCTCGTGTACTGCCCGACCGAGCACTCGTTCCTCCTCTCGAAGGAGACCAGCGGGGAGTACTGGATACCGTCCAGCAGAGTCGATGGTGACTGCTGGAAGTTAACTGCTAGTAAAATATATTACGAT TTATTCGGCGTTGAAACAGTCAATCCGTGCGTTCCCCTTAGAATATACAAAGTGTGGTTGCCGAACCACCCGCTGTCGGCCGTGTACCATGCAATTTACAAGACTTGTATCAAGCCTGATCtgaagaaaaaattaaaaataaag CAAAACCTGCGCTCGCGGCTGTCATGGTTCAACCACGTGGAGCTGGACCGGCAGCGCGCGCACGCCATGCTGCGCAGCCCCGAGCTCGCCATCTTCACGCAAATGGCCATGGGGGAACAAATCAAGGAGTTCGATGTG GAGTACGACACGGGGATCCTGATAGAGATATGTGAGAGCAACCTCATCCTGTCTCCGGACGTGGGCGCCGGAGCCGCCGCTCTGTCCTCGCCCAATTATCATCTCCTTATAGCTGCCAAGTATACTAAAGAAG ATCAAATACGCCTGTACCGGGAGTTCGTGGTGCTGTCGTTCCCAGCAGTGTACATGAGTCCGCACATGTTCACCACCTTCATGGTGGATCTGGGCTGGCAACGACCACAGTGCCATAATCTTTTCAG GGCAGCAGACATAACGGGGCGCGGAGGCCTGTCGTTCCTGGAGCTGATGCTGTGGTGCGCCGCCATGGAGCCTGCCACACAGCACAGCGGCGTGCCGGCAGAGATACGCTGCCGGTACATTTTCAG ATTCTTCGACAGCAATCGGGACATGAAGTTGGAGTACGTAGAGTTTAAAGAGCtggtggcggcggcgcgggTGGCGCGCCAGCTGCCCGTGGACGCGCTCAGTGTAGCCAAGGACGCTGACGTCTGCCTCAG GCAACTGGGTATCCAACCAAACTCGCAGATCCCCCTGACGGAGTTCCTGCGCGGCGTGGGTGAGCTGCGACTGCGTGGGACCAGCTCCATGCTGCGCGCGCCACGAAGTGTCTCCGGGTATCTCGTCGACTTGCA AGAACGCGAACGCGAGATAAGCCCCAATACTTCGCCGGAAACTTCTAAATTACACTTAg GGCAAACGTGCACGATGGGCAATATGTCCCACGTGGGCGACACGTCGCAGATGTCGCCGGGCGGCACGCCGCTGCGGCGCCCGGGCCAGCGGCCCGACTACAACGTCGCCGTCTACACGGTGCGCCTGCGCAGAGATGTCCCCAATGAGATGCTCGAGCTCACTACCTTTAACG AAGATGCGGTGACAGCATCAACGGCGCGGCTGGTGACGCTGAATGTGACTTGTGTCAACTCTACCCACGTGCTCGGGCCGCGCACCTGCCCCGTGGAGGCGATGGCCGCCGTTCACTACTTCGCCACTCAAGTCGACAAGGGATCCGGA AGACGCATGTCAGTGGCGACGAACAACTCGACGGTGGTGACCAAGTGCGCGTGGGCATGGGCCACGCCGTCGGAGGAGGCAGCCATGGGCGCGCTGCTGCTGCGCCTGGCCGACGCCGTGCGACCTATCTGCGCAGAGGAACCACGGCTGCTGCGGATTAATTCTCCGGTGTATGTTATAG GTGACCTCCACGGCAATTTGAACGCGCTTCTAACCCTGGAGACAGCACTGTGGCCCTCCGGAGCTGCGCTGGCGCCCGCGAAGATGCTCTTCCTCGGGGACTTCGTGGACCGAGGGCCGCACGGTACCGAGCTCATGGCATACCTGCTAGCGGCCAAGCTGCAACGACCGCACGGCGTCTTGCTCATCCGAGGGAATCATGAGACAAGAGACATACAGAAAATGTTCACCTTTTACAC